From the Treponema sp. J25 genome, one window contains:
- the gyrA gene encoding DNA topoisomerase (ATP-hydrolyzing) subunit A — protein MEEQQGKVIPIAIEDEVKTAYLNYAMSVIVSRALPDVRDGLKPVHRRLLYAMDELGLHPNSPTKKSARITGDAMGKYHPHGDASLYDALVRMAQDFSLRYPLVQGQGNFGSIDGDPPAASRYTEAKLSRIGDEMLADLKKDTVDFVPNYDESLKEPSVLPSAIPNLLINGSSGIAVGMATNMPPHNLNEVVDAICAYIDNPEISLDGLMHYIKGPDFPTGGIVFGKRGIKEAYATGRGRIVVRGKFTIEVAKNGKESIIFTEIPYGVNKASLLVKIAELVRDKVIDGIAEIRDESDREGLRIVIELKKGTIAKVVLNQLFSHTALQSTFGVINLALVGLRPKCLSLKELIAYYVEHRVDVVTRRTKYDLQKAEERAHILEGLMIALANIDEVVAIIKASRDVELAKTNLIQRFVLTEIQAQAIVDMRLGRLTSLEVEKLQKELEELRTLISYLKSLLEDKAKLMGVIKDELRSVAEKYGDPRRTEIVADEIESINIEDLIQKEEMVILISNLGYIKRVPVSSYKSQGRGGKGMASAKLAEEDFIEQLFVATTHDHLMFITSKGRAYWLKVHEIPEGSRTSKGVHIKSLLMVSPNEEITTVVDIREFRDDTYLLLATTRGIVKKVQTSEFSNAKTRGIIAISLDEGDTLVSALLTGGSDEIMMISRKGQALRTHEEQIRPMGRSSRGVTGMKLDVDDELAGLLRVNDEEKMLIVTEYGYGKRVEYAEFSAHNRATGGQRVYTITEKTGEIVSCVSVKEDDDIMCITSQGKSIKLAAKEISVMGRSAQGVRLLQIERPDFVIGVDRIANEEE, from the coding sequence ATGGAAGAGCAACAAGGAAAAGTAATACCGATAGCTATAGAGGATGAAGTAAAAACCGCCTATCTCAATTATGCCATGTCGGTAATTGTAAGCCGGGCCCTTCCCGATGTACGGGATGGACTTAAACCGGTGCATCGCCGACTATTGTACGCCATGGATGAACTGGGGCTCCATCCAAACAGTCCCACAAAAAAAAGTGCCCGTATTACGGGAGATGCCATGGGGAAATACCATCCCCATGGAGATGCGTCCCTCTATGATGCACTGGTGCGGATGGCCCAGGATTTTTCGCTTCGCTATCCCCTGGTACAGGGACAGGGGAACTTTGGTTCCATTGATGGGGATCCCCCGGCGGCTTCCCGGTATACGGAGGCAAAGCTTTCTCGCATTGGCGACGAGATGCTGGCGGATCTTAAAAAAGACACCGTCGATTTTGTCCCTAATTACGATGAATCGCTCAAGGAACCCAGTGTTCTTCCATCGGCTATTCCTAACCTCCTTATAAATGGCTCGAGCGGGATCGCCGTAGGGATGGCCACTAATATGCCACCCCATAATCTTAATGAGGTGGTGGATGCCATTTGTGCATATATTGACAATCCAGAGATAAGTCTTGATGGTCTCATGCACTACATAAAGGGTCCCGATTTCCCCACCGGCGGTATTGTTTTCGGAAAACGGGGGATTAAGGAAGCTTATGCCACAGGTCGGGGCCGGATTGTTGTTCGGGGTAAGTTTACTATCGAAGTGGCAAAAAATGGAAAGGAAAGCATAATCTTTACGGAAATCCCTTATGGTGTAAATAAGGCGAGTCTGTTGGTAAAAATAGCCGAATTAGTGCGAGATAAGGTTATCGATGGAATTGCGGAGATTCGAGACGAATCAGACCGGGAAGGTCTACGGATCGTTATTGAGCTAAAAAAGGGGACCATAGCAAAAGTTGTATTAAATCAGCTTTTTTCTCATACCGCATTGCAATCGACTTTTGGGGTTATCAATCTTGCCCTTGTGGGGCTTCGGCCTAAATGCTTGTCCCTTAAAGAATTAATAGCGTATTACGTAGAGCATCGTGTGGATGTCGTTACTCGCCGCACGAAGTACGATTTACAAAAAGCGGAAGAGCGGGCCCACATTCTGGAAGGGCTCATGATAGCCTTAGCCAATATCGATGAGGTGGTGGCCATTATTAAGGCCTCTCGAGATGTGGAGCTTGCAAAAACAAATTTAATACAGCGCTTTGTTCTGACTGAAATTCAGGCGCAGGCCATTGTGGATATGCGTCTTGGGCGCCTTACCAGCCTTGAAGTAGAGAAACTACAAAAAGAGCTGGAAGAGCTTCGTACCCTCATTAGCTATCTTAAGAGCCTTTTGGAAGATAAAGCTAAATTGATGGGGGTTATCAAAGACGAACTAAGAAGCGTCGCAGAAAAATATGGAGATCCCCGTCGGACCGAGATAGTGGCCGATGAAATAGAAAGCATAAATATTGAAGATCTTATTCAGAAAGAAGAGATGGTTATTCTGATTTCTAATCTTGGGTATATCAAGCGGGTTCCGGTTTCGTCGTATAAGAGTCAAGGGCGGGGTGGTAAAGGGATGGCCAGCGCTAAGCTAGCAGAGGAAGATTTTATTGAGCAGTTGTTCGTGGCCACTACCCATGACCATCTTATGTTTATAACCAGCAAGGGACGGGCCTATTGGCTTAAAGTCCATGAGATACCTGAAGGCTCGAGAACCTCTAAGGGAGTGCACATTAAGTCTCTCTTAATGGTTTCTCCCAATGAGGAAATAACGACGGTAGTAGATATTCGGGAATTCAGGGATGATACCTATCTCCTTTTAGCAACCACCAGGGGGATTGTGAAAAAAGTTCAAACTAGTGAATTTTCCAATGCTAAAACAAGGGGAATAATAGCCATTTCTTTGGATGAGGGTGATACCCTGGTGAGTGCTCTTTTGACCGGTGGTTCCGATGAAATTATGATGATTTCCCGTAAAGGGCAGGCCCTTCGTACCCATGAAGAACAAATTCGTCCCATGGGTCGTTCTTCTCGAGGTGTTACCGGTATGAAGCTGGATGTGGATGATGAACTTGCTGGTCTTTTACGGGTAAACGATGAAGAAAAGATGCTAATCGTTACCGAGTATGGTTATGGTAAACGGGTGGAATACGCTGAGTTTTCTGCCCATAATCGGGCTACCGGCGGTCAGCGGGTGTATACCATTACTGAAAAAACCGGTGAAATTGTGAGTTGTGTGAGCGTAAAAGAGGATGATGATATCATGTGTATTACGAGCCAGGGAAAGTCTATAAAACTGGCGGCGAAAGAAATTTCTGTCATGGGCCGTTCTGCCCAGGGCGTCCGCTTGCTTCAGATAGAGCGGCCCGATTTTGTGATAGGGGTGGATAGAATCGCCAACGAAGAAGAATAA